The sequence below is a genomic window from Dyadobacter chenwenxiniae.
TGGTTCCCTGCATCATTATTTACTTCGCACAATACGAAGATTGAACCGGTAGTCAGGGCTATTGCTATTGTTGTAAAAGCTTATCTTATGGGTTTTACCGCCAGCGGTTTCCTGGATGCTGATTGTATTGCCTTCCCTTGTCCAGAATTCGGCTATATCTCCGCTCTGTGGAGGCTGATTTCGGAATCCATAACCTGCCGGCTGGGCATTAAACCTTGATGCATTCGTTCCGGGTATTGATCGCCAATTTTGTGTTGACAAAAGTTTTTTGATAGCCTCCTGGCTCATTGCACGATTGTCGGATAACAACCACTTTGATCCCTTCCGATTTTGTGGCGATTGAAAGAACTTGAACTTTATTTAGGAAAAAACGGGAGTATATGCGTTCCTGGATATCAGCAGATTTTTATCTCAAAGCATAGCTCAACCCTAGACTGGATGAGAAATTGGATTTAAGGTAAGGAGAGCCGATCTGCCAGCCTTTGGTTTTGCCGTTAAGCGCCAGGGCAAAGGCTATGTTCTTTGTGATCCGGTAGCGTGCGTCCAGTTGCAATGCTCCGCCGGTTTCTTTGGCATCATTGTAAAAGCTCTTTGGCTGGTTCCATATGCGCATGACCAGGTCAGTTTCCATGCGTCGGTTCAGTTTTCTGTTGTAAAGGCCCAGATCAAGCCCATAGCCTTCGGATTTGAGATTACTAAACTTGTGCACGCCTAAAAGAAAATTGGTATTGTGGTGTTGCACCGGAAGTGTTAGAGAAATGTCATTTCCAAAGTATGTAGGGGCATATTGCATGAAGAAGTTGAATGATGTATGCCTGCTGAGCGGAATCCGGTTAATGAAAAATATGGCAGGGTTTACAAAATTCAGCAGCGACAACTTCTTTTGCTTTAACAAATACTCTTGCGCTTCAACGGACAAATCGGAGTAGCCGATCCGGCGATTTACGCCTTCTCCATTAGGAAATTTGTCCCGGTCGGTGTAAGGTTTTTCGGGACTGAACATGTCATAAGCCCAGGCTGTTAAGTCCGCGCCTGCAAAATCCCGTTGTTTTGGATCCGGGTTTTCACTTTTTGCACCCCATACTTTCACGGAATCCGTTACCGAGCTGGATGAAAATTTGAAATAATCCCAAACATACCACGCATTATAAAGGATAAGCGCATTTTTAGGCAAGGTGCGTTTGTTGTAAAAATCCTGAACAGAAATCTTCCGGTTCATTAAGACCTCCGACTGGACACCGGCAATGTAAGCATAAAGAAGCTGGTTAGGATCTTTGCTTTTGAGTGTTGTAAGATCCTCATCACTAATACCATATACCGTCCCGTCCCACCGATGTGGAAACCAGTTGCCATTCTTTGAAGCAATATTTTTGACTCCAAGAACAGACCGGTGAAATTCTTCATGGGCCCATACGCCAAGCGGGATGGGCAATTCACTTCCATATTTAACAAAAGCAGCACTGAGTAAATACTTAAACCCACCATTCAGCAACTTCTTTCCAAATGTATAGTTTTTACTTTTTGGCTTAAAAAGCGTGTTTCCCAGCTTATCAATGCCCAGATATCCAAGCTCGTAAAAGTCAGCAGCGAATTCCAGAGCTTGGTTCATGGATGGATATCGGTAGGGAAGGTCCTTGTTCTGAGGGAGATCAATTACGGGAACCGAAAGGCGAAGCTGGTAGTGGGAAGAATCCTGTGCTGACGACCAGGAGACTGACCAGTAAAAAGCAATAAAAACGAAGGCAAATTTTTTCATGGCAATGGCTAAAATTGATAAATGTTTGCAGCCCGAATGTATGGCACGGGGCCGTTGCGGTGCAGACTAGATGCTGCCGCTGAGCAATGCAAAATTGATCACCTTACCTTGTTTGTGGAAATGGGAAGCTTGTGTATTGTATTTTTTCGTGGCTAAATACCTATAATTTTCAATTAGGTTGTATTGACTGGTATTTTGATTGGATGCTTGCTTTACTTCCAATCGTTCTTTTCCCCGACCTTAATTTAACATGGCAAAGCCCTAATTAGTGTTCTCGCCCATGTGCCTAAACCCTTGATCGCATGTTCAATTCGCTCGTTGAATGGGTTGCCAAAAGCATTTGACCTGGCGAAATACTATATAGATTAGAGTTTCTTTCAGTACTTCATGCCTGAGGTCAGATTTGAATCCGAAAAATCCGCTCTGCATTGCCATGCGCTACTTTTGCCCGCTCCTGCTCGGACAGTGGCGCAGATTCTATAAATGCGACGGCTGGGGCTGTGGGTTGAAAAGGATAATCAATGGCCCACATGATGGAGTCAATGCCAAGCTTGTCGATGCAGAAACGGAGGGCGAGGGGATCTTCAACCCCGCTGGTGGTTATTGAAAAATTACGTTTAAAATATTCGCTGGGTTTAAGCTGGTTACCCCGCCCGGCGCGCGCACCCGGCGCACCCATAAAATCCAGTCGCCAAAGCCAGAAGGGTAGGGCCTCGCCCATGTGACCCAGCACAATTTGTAATTTTGGAAAACGGTCAAGCACGCCGCTGAGCATTAAACGCAATGCATGCGTGCCCGCTTCAATGCCGTATCCCCATATCGCCCCTTCCAGCCGGTAATCCTGAAATGGCGCTGCCATACCGTCAGATGGAGCACGCGGATGAATGTAAAGCGGAGCGCCCAAAGCTTCGGCCGCTTCCAGGATCGGCCAGAATCGTTGTTCATCCAGATATCCATTACCTGTATGCGAATTGACAAGAAAGCCATTCAGTTTTAGCGAATTGATAGCGCGCTCCATTTCCTTGGCGGCTTGCTGCGGATCCTGAGGTGCAAAACAAGCCAGTCCTGCAAAACGTGTTGGATGGCGGCGAATGGCCTCACTTAACTGGTCATTGGAAAGGCGAGCAAGTGCAACTGCCTGATCCGCCTCGAACAGCTGCACACCGGGTAAGCTTAGGGAAAGCACGTGCATGTCTACGCCGGATGCATCCATATTGGCAAGTCGACCTTTATCCAAATCCAACAAGTTGGGGAGCAGTAACCGCGCGCCGGCATCGCGGTTCGATATCGGAGGCGGTGCCTTTGTTGGGTCTTGCGCAGTCGCGGCGGGACTGTCGAACACCGTAGTAAGCAGT
It includes:
- a CDS encoding amidohydrolase family protein, translating into MCTRKFNRLDNITNDDIPVNRRTALTQLSAFAGVAAWPSQALTVQDQRNNVRPPTAPKRVRKIATEEAFMIPEVANAIRDLVRKGGSNLDIKLLTTVFDSPAATAQDPTKAPPPISNRDAGARLLLPNLLDLDKGRLANMDASGVDMHVLSLSLPGVQLFEADQAVALARLSNDQLSEAIRRHPTRFAGLACFAPQDPQQAAKEMERAINSLKLNGFLVNSHTGNGYLDEQRFWPILEAAEALGAPLYIHPRAPSDGMAAPFQDYRLEGAIWGYGIEAGTHALRLMLSGVLDRFPKLQIVLGHMGEALPFWLWRLDFMGAPGARAGRGNQLKPSEYFKRNFSITTSGVEDPLALRFCIDKLGIDSIMWAIDYPFQPTAPAVAFIESAPLSEQERAKVAHGNAERIFRIQI